In the genome of Lathyrus oleraceus cultivar Zhongwan6 chromosome 4, CAAS_Psat_ZW6_1.0, whole genome shotgun sequence, the window CTGCCACCACTACTGCTACTACTCCATGTTCTCTCATTGCAACCATcacttttttttttgttatataCTAACAACCTAGTTCAATCTTACCACATGACAGATCAAACATGTTTCTCACCCTTCACTTTTTCTTTATAAAgattcaatttttattttttattcacAAAATTTTGGAAATTTGAACATTTTTCTATATACCCTTTTGTCTTTATTTATATAACCTTGCTCTAGTTTGTCTATACATTACAAAGTTTGAAACTTTAGcaatgtcttcttcttcttctcgTTATCCTATTATGAACAGTGCCTTGTTTTCTCTGTTTCTTTTTGTGCTTATTGCAAAAGTTAGCTTTGGCTTTTCAACCAAGGTAAATTCAAAAGTAGTGTCTTTTTTTGTTATGGTTATTTCTGGGTTTTTGAATCTTGAATGAATTTGATTTTCAGGTTTATGTTGTTTATATGGGAAGCAAAAGTGGTGAACACCCTGATGATATTTTGAAGGAAAATCATCAAATACTTGCTTCTGTTCATAGTGGAAGGTTAATACAAATTTTGCTTTGTTTAAGATAAAGTGTGTTTTTTTTGTTCttaattttgatattttgaatGTTTTTGACAGCATTGAACTAGCACAAGCTTCTCATGTTTATAGCTATAGACATGGTTTTAGAGGCTTTGCAGCTAAGCTCAGTGATGAACAAGCTTCCCAAATTTCTAGTAAGTTTTGTTGTTTCTCTTTTCACTTTCTCAGCTTTTTAATGTTGAAATTGATACAGAAAGAGTTTAATGGCTTCTGTAATTTCAAAAACTGAGCAGAAATGGCAGGAGTGGTTTCTGTTTTTCCAAATTCTAAAAGAAAGCTTCACACAACTCATTCATGGGATTTCATGGGACTTTTGGATGACCAAACCATGGAAACTCTTGGCTACTCTATTAAAAACCAAGAAAATATCATCATTGGTTTCATTGATACTGGTGAGTATCTTGTATTTTTGTTGTTATTTTAAGGTTTTTCTAAAGAAATTATGTTTTTTTTACTATGGTTTAGCCTATGTCTGGTAACACGGTGTGCCACCGCTGCCGAACGTTTAAGGCATTTTTCATCGTGATTTTGAGAAGCTGGTATGTGTAGTTTTTGTCCCACGGTGGTTCTGAGAAGCTAGTGGAGTGAATACTATTTGAATAATGTCTTAGTTTTTGTGAAATCCTATCATTTATGGTAAAGTTGATAAGTTCTATGTAACAATTCCTTTATGCTCAAGTTCAGTTATTATTCCATAATGGCATTTATTGCTCGGTTCACAAGAATTTTCACTTCCACACTCATTTATTACTTTACTAGCAGAAAAACTGCTACTTTAATTTTTCTGTTTTACAGTAGCAGGTTTAAGGAAAGTTGTATGATTAATAGTAACATCCAAAATTGAATTCTATAGTTTTCTCAATATGGAGGCCCCTACTTCGAACCATGTGAAAAATAATCCACTTGAAGAGGGGTGAATTAGTACAAATCTATATGAAACCGACATTTCAAATTGAATGTATGTTTGGTGTTCGGTATGTGTTAGTGTCTGACACCGACACGCGCAGTTTCATTCAATCACTTTTATTTTCTTCAATTATTATCAGTGTCTACGTGTCATTGTCAGTGTTAATAAACACGAATCTATTTCAATGAGTTATGTTAATAATTATGTATTACGTACAGGAATTTGGCCAGAATCTCCGAGTTTCGGTGACACCGACATGCCTGCAGTGCCACCAGGGTGGAAAGGTCAATGTCAATCAGGAGAAGCATTCAATGCCTCAACTTGCAACAGGTTTGTTGTTAACTGTTACCCTCATGTCCTTTCAATTTATTTATTTGGCATCATAGCCACTAGTTTCCGTTTGAGTTTTAAATAAAGGTCCCCGCAACTGCAATTTGGGCCGTGGCATGACAGTTTTTATATCACCAAAAGTGTAATGCGACTGCGATTGAGGCAACACAGACACTTCTGTTACTGCAACCGTTATTTGAAACCTTTGTTTCCATTTGTTTCTTGTTCATTCGTTGATATGATTTATGGAATAGGAAAGTGATAGGTGCAAGATACTATATAAGTGGATACGAAGCTGAGGAAGAGTCAAACAAAAAAGTCTCGTTCAAATCGGCTAGGGACAGCACTGGTCATGGTAGCCATACAGCTTCTATAGCGGCAGGGAGATACGTAGAAAACATGAACTATAAAGGACTAGCAAGTGGAGGTGCGAGAGGAGGTGCACCGATGGCTAGGATTGCTGTATACAAAACATGTTGGGATTCGGGTTGCTATGACGTGGACTTGTTAGCTGCATTTGATGATGCTATAAGAGACGGAGTTCACATTTTGTCGCTATCTCTTGGTGCTCAATCGCCACAAGGAGATTATTTCAGTGATGCTATATCTATAGGGTCGTTTCATGCTGCTAACCGCGGAGTGCTTGTTGTTTCATCTGCTGGAAATGAAGGAATTCCGGGTTCTGCTACTAATCTTGCACCATGGATGCTTACAGTTGCTGCTAGCTCAACTGATAGGGATTTCACTTCTGATATCATGTTAGGAAATGGCGCAAAAGTCACGGTAAAACAAAGCTTTTGTCATAATTTGTTTAGTCTCCAAAGTTTTGCTGATACTCGATTTCAAGATAACTTGTTGCACATTATGAGAGGAATCTTACGATTTTGCTGTTACTGGATCAGGGTGAAAGTCTGAGTCTGTTTGAAATGAATGCATCTTCGAGGATAATTTCGGCTTCTCAAGCATTTGCGGGATACTTCACTCCGTATCAATCCAGGTGAAGCAAGGTACTTAAAAGTGAGAACTAACAAAAAAATCTGCGCGAAAAAACGGCTTTTAAGTTCTATTTTGTTTGGTTTTGTAGTTACTGTTTAGAGAGTTCTTTGAATAAAACAAAGACCAAAGGGAAGGTTCTAGTTTGTAGACATGTAGAGAGTTCAACTGATTCAAAGGTGAAAAAGAGCAAGGTGGTTAAAGAAGCTGGTGGAGTTGGAATGATACTTATTGATGAGACAGATCAAGATGTTGCTATCCCATTTGTGATCCCTTCAGCTATTGTTGGAAAGAAAATCGGAGAAAAGATTCTATCTTATCTCAAAACTACAAGGTTCGTTTTATAATCTACAAAGCACTGTACTTTTAGAAACATGGATCCTCTAAAACTGCAATATGGTGATGTAGGGACCGTTAAATTTAGAAATATTCAAAAAAACGGTCCCTAAAACTCTGGATCACCATATTGCATCGGTAGAGGATCCAATTTCTACTTATATTGCTATTTTCGGAAGTTTAACTTCACATTCTGTTATATGTCGAACAGTAAGCCTATGTCAAGGATATTAAGAGCAAAGACGGTAATAGGAGCTCAACCAGCACCGCGCGTAGCAGCATTTTCTTCTAGAGGTCCTAATGCTCTAAACCCTGAAATTTTGAAGGTGAATTCCTCATTTTTAATCCAACTACCAAAATCTATCTGAGCTTTCTTTACAACATTTATC includes:
- the LOC127074806 gene encoding subtilisin-like serine-protease S, translated to MSSSSSRYPIMNSALFSLFLFVLIAKVSFGFSTKVYVVYMGSKSGEHPDDILKENHQILASVHSGSIELAQASHVYSYRHGFRGFAAKLSDEQASQISKMAGVVSVFPNSKRKLHTTHSWDFMGLLDDQTMETLGYSIKNQENIIIGFIDTGIWPESPSFGDTDMPAVPPGWKGQCQSGEAFNASTCNRKVIGARYYISGYEAEEESNKKVSFKSARDSTGHGSHTASIAAGRYVENMNYKGLASGGARGGAPMARIAVYKTCWDSGCYDVDLLAAFDDAIRDGVHILSLSLGAQSPQGDYFSDAISIGSFHAANRGVLVVSSAGNEGIPGSATNLAPWMLTVAASSTDRDFTSDIMLGNGAKVTGESLSLFEMNASSRIISASQAFAGYFTPYQSSYCLESSLNKTKTKGKVLVCRHVESSTDSKVKKSKVVKEAGGVGMILIDETDQDVAIPFVIPSAIVGKKIGEKILSYLKTTSKPMSRILRAKTVIGAQPAPRVAAFSSRGPNALNPEILKPDITAPGINILAAWSPADGNMFNILSGTSMACPHVTGIATLVKAVHPSWSPSAIKSAIMTTATILDKRHKPISVDPEQTRANAFDYGSGFLNPARVLNPGLIYDSEPTDFIAFLCSLGYDQRSLHLVTRDSSTCNSINKFTTASNLNYPSISVPNLKNSFSVTRIVTNVGKATSIYKSIVSSPPGVNVTVTPSRLVFTRMGQKIKFSVNFKVTSPSKGYKFGFLSWKNKRLQVTSPLVVKVG